A region of the Fodinicurvata sediminis DSM 21159 genome:
TGGGCAGTGCATCGTCGATCGCATGATCCGGGACGTACAGGCTCGCACAGAGCATTGGCTGGATGCCCTCACCGATGATGAATATGACACGCTCATTGATATTGCTCTGGGCTTCACCGACCAGGCAATTGCCCACCGCCAAGGGCTATCGACACGAGGCGTCCAAAGCCGTCTCCAGAGACTTTACGCAAAGCTTGGCGTCAGCACTGGCGAGCCCGGCTGGATGGGTGAGAGCGCAGGATTCAATCCGCGCACACGCGCCATTTGTGTTGCAATGCTGCGGGGATTGGTAAACCCGGACCTCTTGCGGCGAGCCAACCAGAAACTGAGCGAACCGGGAGAGACATCCGTCACACCAGGGGCTTGAGCCACTCTGAATCTTGTAGCTCAGACTGAATCCGTGAATCCCTCAAAGTGCGGATTCCCGCACTTCCGAACCGTATCAGCACGCTTCCGCGCGAACCCTCCCTCTCTTTATCATGGCGCCCAGTACCATTCGCGGTGCTTTCGTCCTAACTGTGGGAGGATTTCCAATGCCGTTCGTCAATGTTGATTGGGTAAAAGGGCAAAGCGCGGAAAAGCGAAACGAAGTCGCCAACCGTATTACAGAAGCCGTTAGCGAAGTCACGGATATTCCCCGGGACGCCATTTGGGTGGTCTTCCATGAAGTAGAGGCCGATGCTTGGTTTGTCGGCGAGAAATCCGTCGCGAAGATCTGGTCCGGAGGCTAGACATGACCGTCGAAGTTCGCGACCCCCGCATGCGGAACATCGTCGCTCCTGGTGCCAATTTAGAAGTAATTGGATCGGGCTTTCTTTTTACGGAAGGACCGTTGTGGCATCCCGTCGAGCACTTCTTGTTGTTCTCGGATATACCGGGGAATGTGATCCGACGCTGGGACCAGAAGGATGGCGTGCAGCCATTCCGGCAGCCGAGCGCAATGGCCAACGGCCTGACTTATGATCGACAGGGACGCCTTGTTGCCTGTCACCATCAGACCTCCAGCGTCACTCGGACTGAGCTGGACGGCACGATCGTCACCCTGGCAACCCACTACGATGGCAAAGAATTGAACAGCCCCAATGATATCGTGGTGAAGAGTGACGGCAGTATATACTTCACCGACCCCACCTACGGTCGGAAGGAATTTTTCGG
Encoded here:
- a CDS encoding tautomerase family protein, with protein sequence MPFVNVDWVKGQSAEKRNEVANRITEAVSEVTDIPRDAIWVVFHEVEADAWFVGEKSVAKIWSGG